A part of Haloarchaeobius sp. HME9146 genomic DNA contains:
- a CDS encoding GAF domain-containing protein, whose product MSDGTQRPSRYSLLYDVADAVERADSFEDAVSAAITLVCDRTVWQYAETWVPVETDDGDLVAEPGPVWYGTTGDLRTFRAVSRHFSFPRGVGLVGRAWETGDIEWVRDASKSEPGYFRRAAVARDAGLRAGIAAPVTDGENTVAILVFFRRDGRERNRTSIHLVGAVAKLLGLVARIERAEREARGRAAAQVADEHSMAGLDDSGADQLGDGPRPNAPLSDEAVVEAADDDPDQDIVE is encoded by the coding sequence ATGAGCGACGGAACCCAGAGACCATCACGGTATTCCCTCCTGTACGACGTCGCCGACGCGGTGGAACGTGCCGACTCGTTCGAGGATGCGGTCAGCGCCGCGATCACACTCGTCTGTGACCGGACGGTCTGGCAGTACGCCGAGACGTGGGTTCCGGTCGAGACCGACGATGGCGACCTGGTCGCCGAACCCGGACCGGTCTGGTACGGGACGACCGGGGACCTCCGGACGTTCCGTGCCGTCTCGAGACACTTCTCGTTCCCCCGCGGCGTCGGACTGGTCGGCCGCGCCTGGGAGACCGGCGACATCGAATGGGTCCGGGACGCCTCGAAATCGGAACCGGGCTACTTCCGCCGGGCCGCCGTAGCACGGGACGCCGGGCTGCGTGCCGGTATCGCCGCGCCGGTAACCGACGGCGAGAACACCGTCGCGATCCTCGTCTTCTTCCGGCGTGACGGGCGCGAACGGAACCGAACCTCCATCCACCTCGTCGGCGCGGTCGCGAAGCTGTTGGGACTGGTCGCACGGATAGAGCGAGCAGAACGGGAAGCGCGCGGTCGGGCCGCGGCCCAGGTCGCCGACGAGCATTCGATGGCCGGGCTGGATGACTCGGGGGCGGACCAGCTCGGTGACGGGCCTCGCCCGAACGCCCCTCTCTCGGACGAAGCTGTCGTCGAGGCGGCCGACGACGACCCCGACCAGGACATCGTCGAGTAG
- a CDS encoding PAS domain-containing sensor histidine kinase codes for MGDDPTEIRVLALDSDDSRVPSLVEERFEVVRGRPGYVDTTVDCVVATTVAAFDGVSDVYDLQPGTPIVAAVPAAERGDALAAGATLTCATGQDFDIALVQTVERTVRRRWRAAKRQVDEVLGPDSGKTLQTNRAGLLAITEAVPDLIIVYDADGRYVEIKTNQQVLDFDVPEDVIGMSVDEVLPPEAAAEIQDIIDETLGTGEEQEMEYDVTFQDETFWFEARTRPLEGVDEEYVVFVAREVTERKAYETELERQNERLEQFAQVVSHDLRNPLNVARGNLDLVRLTDDLDRLDGIEASLDRMAELVDDLLTLARNGQDVEDPRPVDPETVAKQAWVTVDAPDATLEVETADTPILADDGRLRQLFENLYRNSVEHASTNSRAEPDPTGDGVTVRVETTESGFRVIDDGPGIPPDDREQVFEHGYTTAESGTGFGLAIVEDIAEAHGWQIAVVDPPESMGGACFEISGVTFA; via the coding sequence ATGGGAGACGACCCGACAGAGATTCGCGTACTCGCACTCGACAGCGACGACAGCAGAGTCCCGAGTCTCGTCGAGGAGCGGTTCGAGGTCGTCCGTGGCCGGCCGGGATACGTCGACACCACGGTCGACTGCGTCGTCGCGACCACCGTCGCCGCGTTCGATGGAGTCTCCGACGTGTACGACCTGCAACCGGGGACACCCATCGTCGCGGCCGTCCCGGCGGCGGAGCGGGGAGACGCGCTCGCCGCCGGTGCGACGCTTACCTGTGCGACCGGGCAGGACTTCGACATCGCGCTCGTCCAGACCGTCGAGCGGACGGTCCGCCGTCGCTGGCGGGCCGCGAAAAGACAGGTCGACGAGGTGCTCGGGCCGGACTCCGGGAAGACCCTCCAGACGAACCGGGCCGGGCTGCTCGCCATCACGGAGGCCGTCCCAGACCTCATCATCGTCTACGACGCCGACGGTCGCTACGTCGAGATAAAGACGAACCAGCAGGTGCTCGACTTCGACGTTCCCGAGGACGTCATCGGGATGTCCGTCGACGAAGTGCTGCCCCCGGAGGCCGCCGCGGAGATACAGGACATCATCGACGAGACGCTGGGGACCGGCGAGGAGCAGGAGATGGAATACGACGTGACGTTCCAGGACGAGACGTTCTGGTTCGAGGCGCGAACCCGCCCACTCGAAGGGGTAGACGAGGAGTACGTCGTCTTCGTCGCCCGCGAGGTTACCGAACGCAAGGCGTACGAGACCGAACTGGAGCGCCAGAACGAGCGCCTGGAGCAGTTCGCCCAGGTGGTCAGCCACGACCTCCGGAATCCGCTCAACGTCGCCCGGGGCAACCTCGACCTCGTCCGGCTGACGGACGACCTGGATCGACTGGACGGCATCGAGGCGTCGCTCGACCGGATGGCGGAACTCGTCGACGACCTGCTCACGCTCGCCCGGAACGGCCAGGACGTCGAGGACCCCAGGCCAGTGGACCCCGAGACGGTGGCGAAACAGGCGTGGGTGACGGTCGACGCCCCGGACGCGACCCTCGAGGTCGAGACCGCCGACACGCCCATCCTCGCGGACGACGGCCGGCTCCGCCAGCTCTTCGAGAACCTGTACCGGAATAGCGTGGAACATGCTTCCACGAACAGCCGGGCGGAGCCCGACCCTACCGGGGACGGGGTGACCGTCCGGGTCGAGACGACCGAGTCCGGTTTTCGCGTCATCGACGACGGGCCCGGTATCCCCCCGGACGACCGCGAACAGGTGTTCGAGCACGGCTACACCACCGCGGAGTCCGGGACCGGCTTCGGCCTCGCCATCGTCGAGGACATCGCGGAAGCCCACGGCTGGCAGATAGCCGTGGTCGACCCGCCCGAATCGATGGGCGGAGCGTGTTTCGAAATCAGTGGTGTGACGTTCGCCTAG
- a CDS encoding FAD synthase: protein MTGKSTTVIAQGTFDILHPGHVHYLSEAAAMGDELYVIIARRENVTHKEKPILPDRQRRDMVDAFEMVTEAHLGDTEDIFVPIERIDPDYIVLGHDQHHDEAAIADALANRGIDCEVRRASARDPRYEGELLSTGRIIDRILDQRA, encoded by the coding sequence ATGACAGGGAAATCCACGACCGTCATCGCACAGGGTACCTTCGACATCCTGCACCCCGGCCACGTCCACTACCTCTCCGAGGCGGCGGCGATGGGTGACGAACTCTACGTCATCATCGCCCGCCGTGAGAACGTCACGCACAAGGAGAAACCCATCCTCCCCGACCGGCAGCGCCGCGACATGGTCGATGCGTTCGAGATGGTCACCGAGGCTCACCTCGGCGACACCGAGGACATCTTCGTCCCCATCGAGCGCATCGACCCCGATTACATCGTGCTGGGCCACGACCAGCACCACGACGAGGCCGCCATCGCCGACGCCCTCGCGAACCGGGGCATCGACTGCGAGGTGCGGCGAGCCTCGGCCCGCGACCCGCGGTACGAGGGCGAGCTCCTGTCGACCGGCCGTATCATCGACCGCATCCTCGACCAGCGCGCCTGA
- a CDS encoding ATP-binding protein: MSTTAARDYAVVHEVAQAVSAADSLDSALEATIDIVCRHTDWRYAEVWRPTGDHLELGPVWYKHDPQIERFHEASRGFTYKRGSGLPGRVWEAQECEWLKDVTEVSTEEFLRKDAAMKAGFHATVGVPIVDHDSVVAVLVFMLDEARARIDRMVALVGTVAILGGMYAQKDRFEREARHRQTIARCFHASPIGIVIFDTDGTLVDLNEQAASILGRSKESLVGTNCKALDLDPVDEEGNPIERSALPVREAIKQNSRIHGLECGITTPAGERWVIANAAPVHDESGAVEQVVVAVEDLTSQHVWEQEIARQNERLSRFASAVSHDLRTPLSTASTSLILAKQECESEHLDRIDGALDRMEAIIEDVLSLARGGKTVVDPSSVSLESVAEAAWESAVNATDASLTVETDRSLLADEQRLQRLMENMFRNAVEHGGKTVSVRVGATDHGFFIEDDGPGIPEAEREDVFEAGYTTGTTGTGFGLAIVQEIARAHDWTVSVVDGDMGGARFEFDVN, encoded by the coding sequence ATGAGCACCACGGCCGCCCGAGATTACGCCGTCGTTCACGAGGTCGCACAGGCTGTCTCGGCCGCCGATTCGTTGGATTCAGCCCTCGAGGCGACGATAGATATCGTCTGCCGCCACACCGACTGGCGGTACGCCGAGGTGTGGCGACCGACGGGAGACCACCTCGAACTCGGGCCAGTCTGGTACAAGCACGATCCGCAGATAGAGCGGTTTCACGAGGCCTCTAGAGGCTTCACGTACAAGCGTGGGAGTGGACTCCCCGGTCGCGTCTGGGAGGCCCAGGAGTGCGAGTGGCTCAAAGACGTGACCGAGGTGTCGACCGAGGAGTTCCTGCGCAAGGACGCCGCCATGAAGGCAGGGTTCCACGCCACGGTCGGTGTCCCCATCGTCGACCACGACTCGGTCGTCGCAGTCCTCGTGTTCATGCTCGACGAGGCCCGCGCCAGGATCGACCGGATGGTCGCCCTCGTCGGGACGGTCGCCATCCTCGGTGGGATGTACGCCCAGAAGGACCGGTTCGAGAGGGAAGCGCGACACCGCCAGACGATCGCCCGGTGCTTCCATGCGAGCCCCATCGGTATCGTCATCTTCGACACCGACGGGACGCTCGTCGACCTGAACGAGCAGGCGGCCTCGATCCTCGGGCGGTCGAAGGAGTCACTGGTGGGAACCAACTGCAAGGCGCTCGACCTCGACCCGGTCGACGAGGAGGGGAACCCGATCGAGCGGTCGGCACTCCCGGTCCGAGAGGCCATCAAGCAGAACAGTCGCATCCACGGGTTGGAGTGCGGCATCACCACGCCGGCCGGGGAACGATGGGTCATCGCCAACGCGGCCCCCGTTCACGACGAGTCCGGCGCGGTCGAGCAGGTCGTCGTCGCCGTCGAGGACCTCACGAGCCAGCACGTCTGGGAACAAGAGATCGCCCGCCAGAACGAGCGGCTCTCGCGGTTCGCGAGCGCGGTCTCACACGACCTCCGGACGCCACTCTCGACCGCGAGCACCTCGCTCATCCTCGCGAAACAGGAGTGTGAGAGCGAACATCTGGACCGAATCGACGGCGCACTCGACCGCATGGAGGCCATCATCGAGGACGTCCTCTCGCTCGCGCGCGGCGGGAAGACCGTCGTCGATCCCTCGTCTGTCTCCCTCGAATCGGTCGCGGAAGCCGCCTGGGAGTCCGCCGTGAACGCCACCGACGCGTCGCTGACCGTCGAGACCGACAGGTCGCTGCTGGCCGACGAGCAACGGCTCCAGCGACTCATGGAGAACATGTTCCGCAACGCGGTCGAACACGGTGGAAAGACGGTGAGCGTCCGCGTCGGCGCGACCGACCACGGCTTCTTCATCGAGGACGACGGCCCCGGCATCCCCGAGGCCGAGCGCGAGGACGTGTTCGAAGCCGGGTACACGACGGGGACGACCGGGACTGGCTTCGGGCTCGCGATCGTCCAGGAGATCGCCCGTGCCCACGACTGGACCGTCTCCGTCGTCGATGGGGACATGGGTGGGGCACGATTCGAGTTCGACGTCAACTGA
- a CDS encoding DHH family phosphoesterase yields MTSDSVGDAADDDGGDTVVYDLAPDCTVDDVEEDTPYLATVNGIVEYGVFVDLSDSVSGLVHESKLSGTFAVGDELVVELENVREDGDMSFETVDVGEYTIQQVAHEYRPTATTALDASLGEQVHVEGVVTQIKQTGGPTIFQVRDEHGVVPAAAFESAGVRAYPDVEVDDVVRVTGIAETREDATQLEVGDLTRLDGDAADRVQSRLDDALETWAEPHEVEPLVEWDAFEKLRDDLRDVARLLRKTVIEGRPIRVRHHADGDGMCASVPVQKAIEQFIGEVHEDPEAPRHLFKRLPSKAPFYEMEDATRDLNYALEDRAKHGQKLPLVLMLDNGSTEEDVPAYQTLAHYDIPIVAVDHHHPDPEAVEPLLAEHVNPYTYGEDYRITTGMMCVELARMIYPDMTDELRHVPAVAGLADRSKAEVMDDYLTLAAEEGYEEDDLRDISEALDYVAHWLRYDSGRHLINDVLNVGCDDRERHEELVDFLADRARGEVDAQLDAAMSHLEHEDLENGAHLYRIDVENYAHRFTYPAPGKTTGEIHDRKVKETGDPVITIGYGPDFAVLRSDGVRLDIPRMVTELDEEIVGGGVSGGGHLVVGSIKFVKGRREEVIDALVEKMAEADIDEDISSMSALSDD; encoded by the coding sequence ATGACATCCGACTCTGTCGGCGACGCCGCCGACGACGACGGGGGCGACACCGTCGTGTACGACCTCGCTCCCGATTGTACCGTCGATGACGTCGAGGAGGACACGCCCTACCTCGCGACCGTCAACGGTATCGTCGAATACGGCGTCTTCGTCGATCTCTCCGATTCAGTCTCCGGACTCGTCCACGAGTCCAAACTCAGCGGCACCTTCGCGGTCGGCGACGAGCTCGTCGTCGAACTCGAGAACGTACGAGAGGACGGTGACATGTCCTTCGAGACCGTGGATGTTGGCGAGTACACCATCCAGCAGGTCGCTCACGAGTACCGTCCGACCGCGACGACCGCGCTCGACGCGAGCCTCGGCGAACAGGTACACGTCGAAGGCGTCGTCACACAGATCAAACAGACCGGCGGCCCGACCATCTTCCAGGTCCGCGACGAACACGGCGTCGTGCCCGCCGCGGCCTTCGAATCGGCAGGCGTCCGCGCCTACCCCGATGTCGAGGTCGACGACGTGGTCCGCGTCACCGGTATCGCGGAGACCCGCGAGGATGCGACCCAGCTCGAGGTCGGCGACCTGACCCGCCTCGACGGCGACGCGGCCGACCGCGTCCAGTCCCGGCTCGACGACGCACTCGAGACGTGGGCCGAACCCCACGAGGTCGAGCCGCTCGTCGAGTGGGACGCCTTCGAGAAGCTCCGCGACGACCTCCGCGACGTGGCCCGCCTGCTCCGCAAGACCGTCATCGAGGGACGCCCCATCCGCGTGCGCCACCACGCCGACGGCGACGGGATGTGCGCCTCCGTGCCGGTCCAGAAGGCCATCGAACAGTTCATCGGCGAGGTCCACGAGGACCCCGAGGCTCCGCGCCACCTGTTCAAGCGCCTCCCCTCGAAGGCGCCCTTCTACGAGATGGAGGACGCCACCCGCGACCTGAACTACGCGCTCGAAGACCGCGCGAAGCACGGCCAGAAGCTCCCACTCGTCCTCATGCTCGACAACGGCTCGACCGAGGAGGACGTGCCGGCGTACCAGACGCTCGCGCACTACGACATCCCCATCGTCGCGGTCGACCACCACCACCCCGACCCGGAGGCGGTCGAACCGCTCCTCGCCGAGCACGTCAACCCGTACACCTACGGCGAGGACTACCGCATCACGACCGGTATGATGTGCGTGGAGCTCGCGCGGATGATCTACCCCGACATGACCGACGAACTCCGTCACGTGCCCGCCGTCGCGGGCCTCGCGGACCGCTCGAAGGCCGAGGTCATGGACGACTACCTCACCCTCGCCGCCGAAGAGGGCTACGAGGAGGACGACCTGCGCGACATCAGCGAGGCGCTCGACTACGTCGCCCACTGGCTGCGCTACGACTCCGGTCGCCACCTCATCAACGACGTGCTCAACGTCGGCTGTGACGACCGCGAGCGACACGAGGAACTCGTCGACTTCCTCGCCGACCGCGCCCGTGGCGAGGTCGACGCCCAGCTCGACGCCGCGATGTCCCACCTCGAACACGAGGACCTCGAGAACGGGGCCCACCTCTACCGCATCGACGTGGAGAACTACGCCCACCGGTTCACCTACCCCGCGCCGGGGAAGACCACGGGCGAGATCCACGACCGGAAGGTGAAGGAGACGGGCGACCCCGTCATCACCATCGGGTACGGCCCGGACTTCGCGGTCCTGCGCTCGGACGGCGTCCGCCTGGACATCCCGCGGATGGTCACCGAACTCGACGAGGAGATCGTCGGCGGTGGCGTCTCCGGCGGTGGCCACCTCGTCGTCGGCTCCATCAAGTTCGTGAAGGGCCGCCGCGAGGAGGTCATCGACGCGCTGGTCGAGAAGATGGCCGAGGCCGACATCGACGAGGACATCTCCTCCATGTCGGCGCTCTCAGACGACTGA
- a CDS encoding ATP-binding protein, producing the protein MSTGAKKVRDYELLHEVAQAVANADSFEAALSETIELVCRSTEWVYGEVWTVAPNGTELVPSDSWYGSGEALETFRRVTEKTSFPRKVGLPGRVWDTGEVEWLHDVSAGPPSYFVRSAPAKAAGLRTAVGVPIIDMNEVIAVLAFFMGEPKPTDERWVSLVSTIGILGGLYARKEHVVELEAEREDLEERIEASPIGVLVYDASGQIVDVNPQGADILGSDVDDLLSERHDEQTFEFFDIDGERIPTEDLPVARVFESGSPVRGVQLGVSTPKGERWVLLNAAPVSDDSGTVQEVVVVVEDMTSRYSWEQEIARQNERLSQFANAVSHDLRTPLSTAGAALALAREDPSKENFDRVESALLRMETIIDDVLQLAREGRKVIATDSVSLASVAGQAWESISPPDATLEVVGDMTIQADQERLQRLLENMFRNSIEHGGPTVTVRTGRMDGGFFVEDDGPGIPTNEREQVFEMGYTTGDSGTGFGLAIVREIVNAHDWEIRGTDSTIGGIRFEVRVR; encoded by the coding sequence ATGAGCACCGGCGCAAAGAAGGTACGCGACTACGAACTCCTTCACGAAGTGGCACAGGCGGTCGCGAATGCCGACTCGTTCGAGGCCGCACTGAGCGAGACCATCGAACTGGTGTGCCGGTCGACGGAGTGGGTGTACGGCGAGGTGTGGACGGTCGCCCCGAACGGAACCGAACTCGTTCCGAGCGACTCGTGGTACGGGTCCGGAGAGGCGTTAGAGACCTTCCGACGGGTGACCGAGAAGACCTCGTTCCCGCGCAAGGTCGGGCTTCCCGGTCGCGTGTGGGACACCGGTGAGGTCGAGTGGCTTCACGACGTCAGCGCCGGGCCGCCGTCGTACTTCGTCCGGAGCGCACCGGCGAAGGCCGCCGGCCTCAGAACCGCCGTCGGCGTCCCCATCATCGACATGAACGAGGTCATCGCGGTGCTCGCGTTCTTCATGGGTGAGCCGAAGCCGACCGACGAGCGCTGGGTCAGCCTCGTCTCGACCATCGGCATCCTCGGCGGACTGTACGCCCGCAAGGAACACGTCGTCGAACTCGAAGCGGAGCGAGAGGATCTCGAAGAGCGCATCGAAGCGAGTCCGATCGGCGTGCTCGTGTACGACGCCTCCGGCCAGATCGTGGACGTGAACCCACAGGGTGCAGATATCCTGGGTTCGGACGTCGACGACCTGCTGTCCGAACGCCACGACGAGCAGACGTTCGAGTTCTTCGACATCGACGGTGAGCGCATCCCGACCGAGGACCTGCCGGTCGCCCGCGTCTTCGAGAGCGGGTCACCCGTTCGGGGGGTTCAACTCGGCGTCAGCACCCCGAAGGGAGAGCGCTGGGTGCTGTTGAACGCCGCCCCGGTCAGCGACGACTCGGGGACCGTCCAGGAGGTCGTCGTCGTCGTCGAGGACATGACCAGTCGATACAGCTGGGAACAGGAGATCGCCCGCCAGAACGAACGGCTCTCGCAGTTCGCGAACGCGGTCTCGCACGACCTCCGGACACCACTCTCGACCGCCGGGGCCGCGCTCGCGCTCGCACGGGAGGACCCCTCGAAGGAGAACTTCGACAGGGTGGAGTCCGCCCTGTTACGCATGGAGACCATCATCGACGACGTCCTCCAGCTCGCACGCGAGGGCAGGAAGGTCATCGCGACCGATTCCGTGTCGTTGGCGTCGGTCGCGGGACAGGCCTGGGAGTCCATCAGCCCCCCGGACGCCACGCTGGAGGTCGTCGGCGACATGACGATACAGGCCGACCAGGAACGGCTCCAGCGACTGCTGGAGAACATGTTCCGGAACAGTATCGAACACGGTGGGCCGACCGTGACGGTCCGGACCGGTCGCATGGACGGCGGGTTCTTCGTCGAGGACGACGGTCCGGGGATTCCGACGAACGAGCGCGAGCAGGTGTTCGAGATGGGCTACACGACGGGCGACTCCGGCACCGGGTTCGGCCTCGCCATCGTCCGCGAGATCGTCAACGCCCACGACTGGGAGATACGCGGCACCGACAGCACCATCGGCGGCATCCGGTTCGAAGTCCGGGTCAGGTAA
- a CDS encoding Mov34/MPN/PAD-1 family protein, whose translation MGLFDRFFKRKAVVGIARDTIEFALEAAEDTHPNEYMGMLRGTDATSLGLDRDGYVVTDVLVIPGTTSNPVSATLDSNMIPNDMRALGSIHSHPNGVLRPSDADIATFGQGTAHIIMGAPYRSGDWRAFDQQGEPRDLPVLDVDLPDPESFFDFTQADIDAELRD comes from the coding sequence ATGGGACTGTTCGACCGGTTCTTCAAGCGCAAGGCAGTCGTGGGCATCGCTCGCGACACCATCGAGTTCGCGCTGGAGGCCGCGGAGGACACACACCCGAACGAGTACATGGGGATGCTCCGGGGGACCGACGCAACCTCGCTCGGCCTCGACAGGGACGGGTACGTCGTCACCGACGTGCTCGTCATCCCGGGGACCACGTCGAACCCGGTGAGTGCGACCCTGGACTCGAACATGATTCCGAACGACATGCGGGCACTCGGCAGCATCCACTCGCATCCCAACGGCGTCCTCAGACCGAGCGACGCCGACATCGCGACGTTCGGGCAGGGGACCGCCCACATCATCATGGGTGCGCCCTACCGCTCGGGCGACTGGCGGGCGTTCGACCAGCAGGGAGAGCCGCGCGACCTCCCGGTGCTGGACGTGGACCTGCCCGACCCGGAATCGTTCTTCGACTTCACGCAAGCGGACATCGATGCGGAACTGCGAGATTGA